In the genome of Atribacterota bacterium, one region contains:
- a CDS encoding ABC transporter permease, with amino-acid sequence MRLRSRRFFEFPFVLEILAILLAFLLGFLVLFVTGYPPLRAFSALFRGAFGSRNAFGQTLTQATPILFTSLSFLLSFRAGIFNIGIEGQLLIGAFLAAILGTAITSLPFPLHLLLALLGGGMGGALWALIPALIKTYLGAHEVITTMMMSYIASYLTSYFVNYPLKAPGWVAQTNPVRVTALLPRILPPTQLSFAFILALIFSILVFYFLFRTYLGFQVRAVGLNPLVAENRGISVPSRQILAFLLSGFVAGIGGAGEVLGVHGKFVDGFSPGYGWDGIAVSLVGRLHPLGCILASLLFGMLRAGGMTMSRVTKVPLDLSLIIQALVILLVAAPRLMQILLFRSRGR; translated from the coding sequence TTGCGGCTTCGTAGCCGGCGCTTTTTTGAGTTTCCATTTGTATTAGAAATTTTGGCCATTCTCTTGGCCTTTCTTTTAGGGTTTCTGGTGCTTTTCGTAACCGGTTATCCACCTCTACGGGCTTTTTCCGCCCTTTTCCGGGGAGCCTTTGGGAGTCGCAACGCCTTTGGACAAACTCTGACCCAGGCCACGCCCATTCTTTTCACTTCGCTTTCGTTTTTGCTTTCTTTTCGAGCCGGTATTTTCAACATTGGGATTGAGGGGCAACTTCTTATCGGAGCCTTTTTGGCAGCGATTCTGGGAACGGCGATTACTTCTTTACCATTCCCTCTGCATTTGCTTTTAGCACTTCTTGGTGGGGGGATGGGAGGAGCACTGTGGGCCTTGATTCCTGCGCTCATTAAGACCTACCTTGGGGCCCACGAAGTCATCACCACCATGATGATGAGTTACATCGCTTCGTATCTTACAAGTTATTTCGTGAATTATCCGTTGAAGGCCCCTGGATGGGTGGCACAGACTAATCCAGTGCGGGTCACAGCCCTTCTTCCCCGGATTCTTCCACCGACGCAGCTTTCTTTTGCCTTTATTCTCGCTCTCATCTTTTCGATACTCGTTTTTTACTTTCTTTTCCGGACTTATCTTGGTTTTCAGGTGCGGGCAGTGGGTCTGAATCCTCTGGTGGCGGAGAACCGGGGGATTTCGGTTCCCTCGCGTCAGATTCTGGCCTTCCTTTTAAGTGGCTTCGTGGCTGGTATCGGTGGAGCCGGAGAAGTACTGGGGGTACATGGAAAGTTCGTGGATGGGTTTTCCCCTGGATACGGCTGGGACGGTATTGCGGTGAGTCTGGTAGGGCGACTTCATCCTCTGGGGTGTATTCTGGCTTCCCTTCTTTTTGGCATGTTGCGGGCTGGGGGAATGACCATGTCCCGGGTCACCAAGGTACCGCTTGACCTTTCTCTCATCATCCAGGCTCTGGTGATTCTCCTCGTCGCTGCTCCCCGCTTAATGCAGATTTTGCTCTTTCGGAGTAGAGGTCGGTAA